One bacterium genomic region harbors:
- a CDS encoding glycosyltransferase family 39 protein translates to MQENLRRDSDRKLLLIALLLITIFLVLFRNKPFHIDDVYFLEIAENILKRPMDPFHGATTLVNDDFRVFRNVGKTPNTFEAMSHPPLVGYVQAAAVRLSGGFQESSLHLTFMIFPLLCVLSTYCLAKRFTDYPFASTLLFVTSPLFLVNATSVMTDIPMLGLGLTGFSFFIYGIDRRRILWLILAGIFTGLAILTRYVAVGLILLYLSYILFQRKSLTQLLWLLGPTTLIVGLWLLENWLHHGTLHLLASSKHYAHFYKDLSFAPAILLQKLVSGLAAIGGGGVFAFFYLLFGLPNRKRVVIWFIAGVTLSIVVLILRPFDLSILSEYSSWQTGLLFLFFSIGSSFLFLTFPRENESHDKSFLLVWLFGAIITSILMLPFGTGRYMLPALLPLIFVLISGNKLVNKVAATAVVSLTLSLSILLTIADYQHALAYKSFAHEIKSLYPGAKIWFVGDWGFRYYMNRNGCRYLLSTDDSPTRENLIVKAEIAGLHNFSSSLRERCSLVRTIEISNKFPVRLMNVEARTGFYAHGFGFLPFGFSQAPMERFTIYRVDRLR, encoded by the coding sequence GTGCAAGAAAACCTCAGAAGAGACTCCGATAGAAAGCTACTGCTTATTGCTTTATTGCTAATCACCATCTTCCTTGTGCTTTTTCGTAACAAACCGTTTCACATCGATGATGTGTATTTCCTGGAAATAGCTGAAAACATCCTGAAGCGTCCCATGGATCCATTTCATGGCGCCACCACTTTAGTGAATGATGATTTCCGCGTTTTTAGAAACGTTGGAAAAACTCCCAATACCTTTGAGGCTATGTCACACCCGCCTCTGGTTGGTTATGTTCAGGCGGCTGCCGTCAGGCTTTCCGGCGGATTTCAAGAGAGCTCACTCCATCTTACCTTCATGATTTTCCCTTTACTTTGCGTCCTCTCGACTTATTGCCTGGCCAAACGATTTACGGATTATCCTTTTGCCTCCACGCTTTTGTTTGTAACATCACCTTTATTTCTTGTAAATGCAACCAGCGTGATGACCGATATTCCGATGCTTGGACTGGGACTCACGGGATTTTCCTTTTTTATTTATGGCATTGATCGTCGAAGGATTCTCTGGTTAATACTTGCTGGCATTTTCACGGGCTTGGCGATCCTAACAAGGTACGTCGCCGTAGGGCTTATCCTGCTTTATCTTAGTTACATTCTTTTTCAAAGGAAGAGTCTCACACAGCTCTTGTGGTTGCTCGGACCAACGACTCTGATAGTAGGCTTGTGGTTGCTAGAGAACTGGCTCCATCACGGAACCCTCCATTTGCTTGCCAGCAGCAAGCACTATGCTCATTTTTACAAAGACTTGAGCTTCGCGCCTGCGATTTTGCTTCAAAAATTGGTTTCCGGATTGGCTGCAATCGGCGGCGGCGGTGTTTTTGCTTTTTTCTATTTGCTCTTCGGTTTACCAAATAGGAAGAGAGTAGTTATTTGGTTCATAGCGGGGGTTACCTTATCGATTGTGGTCCTGATCCTTCGCCCATTCGATCTCTCGATTTTGAGTGAATATTCCTCTTGGCAAACGGGACTGCTATTTCTTTTCTTCAGCATCGGTTCATCTTTTTTATTCTTAACCTTTCCCCGAGAAAATGAGTCCCATGACAAATCCTTCTTACTAGTTTGGTTATTCGGTGCAATAATAACGTCCATTCTCATGCTTCCTTTCGGAACGGGTAGGTATATGCTTCCTGCGCTTCTGCCTCTTATCTTTGTCTTGATATCGGGAAATAAGTTAGTGAACAAAGTGGCTGCGACCGCTGTGGTTTCACTTACTTTAAGCTTGTCCATCCTACTAACCATTGCAGATTATCAGCATGCTCTCGCATACAAGAGTTTCGCGCACGAGATAAAGAGCTTGTATCCGGGAGCAAAGATCTGGTTTGTCGGAGATTGGGGCTTCCGCTACTACATGAATCGAAACGGATGTCGATATCTGTTGTCAACCGATGATTCACCAACCAGAGAAAATCTGATCGTGAAGGCTGAAATCGCGGGGCTTCACAATTTCTCGTCTTCGTTGCGTGAACGCTGTTCACTTGTGAGAACGATTGAAATATCAAACAAATTCCCTGTGAGGTTGATGAACGTCGAGGCAAGGACAGGTTTTTATGCCCATGGATTCGGGTTTCTACCTTTCGGTTTTTCGCAAGCTCCCATGGAACGGTTCACCATTTATCGAGTCGATCGGTTGCGCTAA
- a CDS encoding SPFH domain-containing protein, whose product MHWILLALFVILLLRTFRVVRPTERGLILRLGKSTKRVVGPGLIAILPFVDRIRRVSIEPLSLSLPIQSAITRDEIPIQLQASLDAEVKNPRLALIGARDWRVHLISQLQLLMKERLEELDFDHLDSSFPKWIQSIRREIDAAANVLGVQITGLSISNLSPRSRPE is encoded by the coding sequence ATGCATTGGATACTTCTGGCATTGTTTGTCATTCTTCTTCTAAGAACATTTCGAGTCGTGAGGCCAACCGAACGCGGGTTGATTTTGCGCCTTGGCAAATCTACCAAGAGAGTAGTAGGACCCGGGCTGATCGCAATTCTGCCATTTGTTGACCGAATTCGTCGAGTATCCATTGAACCTTTGTCATTGTCACTGCCGATTCAGTCGGCGATTACGCGAGATGAAATTCCGATTCAGCTACAAGCGTCCTTAGATGCTGAGGTGAAGAATCCACGACTTGCTTTGATTGGAGCTAGAGACTGGAGAGTGCATTTAATCTCGCAGCTTCAACTACTGATGAAAGAGCGGTTGGAAGAGCTCGATTTTGATCATCTTGATTCATCATTTCCTAAATGGATTCAGTCGATTCGCAGAGAGATCGATGCGGCTGCCAATGTCCTTGGAGTTCAAATCACCGGGCTCTCAATTTCAAATCTATCGCCACGCAGTCGTCCCGAATGA
- a CDS encoding glycosyltransferase family 2 protein, giving the protein MDGIHVTRKPSISVFFPAYNDGGTIGSMVLIALATVRELTDEYEVVVVNDGSTDYTAAVLKELQRNHPSVKIIHHDQNRGYGATLITGFSNCTKETIFYTDGDAQYDVRELSLLFANLKEGVDWVNGYKISRSDPLHRKIIGRIYHWIASIFFRLNLRDVDCDFRLMRREMFDRVQLKSQDGVICVEMIKKFQDAGFHVVEVPVHHFFRAYGKSQFFNFRRILRIMVHLTRLWWELMIRKSHRR; this is encoded by the coding sequence TTGGACGGTATTCATGTTACCCGTAAGCCAAGTATCTCGGTTTTTTTCCCGGCATATAACGATGGAGGGACCATCGGAAGTATGGTTTTGATCGCTCTAGCGACCGTGCGAGAGCTTACGGACGAATATGAAGTTGTAGTAGTAAATGACGGCAGTACGGATTATACTGCCGCGGTATTGAAGGAGCTGCAAAGAAATCATCCCTCTGTAAAAATCATTCACCATGATCAGAACCGGGGCTATGGCGCCACATTGATTACTGGGTTTTCAAATTGCACGAAGGAAACGATCTTTTATACGGATGGAGATGCTCAATATGACGTCCGGGAACTTTCATTGTTATTTGCCAACTTAAAGGAAGGTGTCGATTGGGTTAACGGATACAAGATTTCCAGAAGTGATCCTTTGCACCGGAAAATCATAGGGCGGATTTACCACTGGATTGCCAGTATTTTCTTTCGTTTGAACTTAAGGGATGTCGATTGCGATTTCCGTCTGATGCGACGCGAAATGTTTGACCGTGTGCAATTGAAGTCCCAGGATGGCGTCATCTGCGTGGAAATGATTAAGAAATTTCAAGACGCGGGATTTCATGTTGTGGAGGTTCCTGTCCACCACTTCTTTCGTGCGTATGGAAAATCACAATTTTTTAATTTCAGACGAATACTTCGGATTATGGTGCATCTGACGAGACTTTGGTGGGAGCTCATGATAAGGAAAAGCCATCGGAGATAA
- a CDS encoding glycosyltransferase: MKVSMNEATSNIVFDQFQRYKLLGKIIDLLTNGKLSNILEVGAAFSPLRQLLPGYPIINLDVVTADHITVRGSGLHLPFPDQSFEIVASIDVLEHLPERERAPFIQQLQRVSRNAVILAFPMKTALTNQADQTFSQAIQKLTGNTSSYVAEHIEHQLPDRQEIFDSLKTFFPEIYEYQNANVHSWLLLQLSNFLMLQFSEIDVARGLFNQIFNEYFESLSHESPAYRVFFVCLKSPPSSEMRQQLEKLRMPDLAQQADSFVVKALALTTAIWDAIEEKDRKIASLDQQNNHLLIKLKGLQDRLREEQKTSSDYRQSVLALQDRNQNLQEYLDLFLKHPAYRIYKLGKRILYGSSKSLKTPLFNDIEYEIFQKSFEPDNEELNRQSQEWLQWHNPPVLNLVTAVYSPPLSIFQETVRSVLNQTYGNWFWNIVDASETDAIWTYLKEESKNDNRIRIHRLNGNQGISGNTNVALEQASGEFIVMLDHDDTLAKHALYEVANVIHKNPEIDFLYSDADKLDVHGQRCQPLFKPDWSPEMMLCCNLMNQLSVFRRTLLNEVGYLKEEMDGAQDWDLYLRIIEKTSKVFHIPQVLYHWRMTPHSTAVNVNNKPYAKKSQIAAITNHLRRRGLQNPAVKFDPTHNVFQNHPLSTWTSKQKKVSIIVPSKDQLYFIKRCLESLMNLTEYRDYEIVIVDTGSLNKETWIYYEILLKSHRVRVIKLETPFNFSKACNLGARNVNGDFLLFLNNDTEVIHSDWLSSMVQWFEIPEIAIVGPKLIYPDGKVQHAGVIVGLGGMAANLFRQSKDSISTLFGSDSWYRNLSAVTGACLLIRRDIFEKVNGFDEMFQFNYSDVDLCLRVREAGYRVLFTPHARMIHHEGVTTQKVTPKDDFLLANTKWLRYLTSGDPYYNPNLSYRDRVPTFKKSELDLCSSANELLVNALPDKQHIILTEDAPL; the protein is encoded by the coding sequence ATGAAAGTTTCCATGAATGAGGCCACGTCGAACATCGTTTTTGATCAATTCCAGCGCTACAAACTTTTGGGCAAGATCATCGATCTGCTGACTAACGGCAAACTCTCAAATATCTTGGAAGTAGGGGCCGCTTTCAGCCCTTTGCGACAACTTCTCCCAGGTTATCCCATCATTAACTTGGACGTAGTTACAGCAGATCATATTACCGTACGTGGATCGGGACTGCACCTGCCGTTTCCAGATCAATCGTTTGAAATTGTGGCAAGCATCGACGTGTTGGAGCACCTTCCAGAACGGGAAAGGGCTCCTTTCATACAACAGCTCCAGAGAGTTTCACGAAATGCTGTAATTTTAGCCTTTCCAATGAAAACTGCCCTCACAAACCAGGCCGATCAAACTTTTTCGCAAGCGATTCAAAAGCTCACCGGAAATACATCTTCTTACGTAGCTGAACATATTGAGCATCAACTTCCGGATCGACAAGAAATTTTTGACTCGCTGAAAACGTTTTTTCCGGAGATCTATGAATACCAAAACGCAAACGTTCATTCCTGGCTACTCCTTCAGCTTTCAAACTTTCTGATGTTGCAGTTTTCAGAAATCGACGTCGCTCGTGGGCTTTTCAATCAAATCTTCAATGAGTATTTCGAATCTCTAAGTCACGAATCCCCTGCTTACCGTGTCTTCTTCGTGTGCTTAAAGAGTCCTCCATCCTCGGAAATGCGCCAACAACTTGAGAAATTAAGAATGCCGGATCTGGCACAACAGGCGGACAGTTTCGTCGTGAAGGCACTGGCGCTGACGACTGCAATATGGGATGCGATTGAAGAGAAGGATAGAAAAATCGCATCGCTGGATCAACAGAACAACCATCTTCTAATAAAGTTGAAGGGTCTGCAAGATCGGCTGCGTGAAGAGCAAAAGACAAGTAGCGATTATCGACAAAGTGTCCTGGCCCTTCAGGATAGAAATCAGAATTTGCAGGAATATCTGGACCTTTTCTTAAAGCATCCAGCTTATAGAATTTACAAATTGGGAAAGCGGATATTGTATGGTTCCTCGAAATCCTTAAAAACTCCGCTCTTTAACGATATCGAGTACGAGATTTTTCAGAAGAGCTTTGAGCCTGATAATGAGGAACTAAACCGACAATCCCAAGAATGGCTCCAATGGCATAATCCGCCGGTTTTAAATCTCGTAACTGCTGTGTATTCACCGCCACTTTCGATCTTTCAGGAAACTGTCCGGTCGGTTCTAAATCAAACGTACGGCAACTGGTTCTGGAATATCGTTGATGCCAGCGAAACGGACGCTATCTGGACCTATCTGAAAGAAGAATCCAAAAATGACAATCGTATTCGAATACACAGATTAAATGGGAACCAAGGAATTTCCGGCAACACGAATGTTGCCTTGGAACAAGCTTCCGGAGAATTCATTGTTATGCTGGACCACGATGACACGTTGGCAAAACATGCATTATATGAAGTAGCGAATGTAATTCACAAGAATCCCGAAATTGACTTCCTGTACTCTGATGCTGATAAGTTGGACGTACATGGGCAGCGTTGCCAACCACTGTTCAAGCCAGATTGGTCTCCGGAAATGATGTTGTGCTGCAATCTCATGAACCAGCTTTCTGTTTTTCGACGAACGCTCCTGAACGAAGTCGGCTATTTGAAAGAGGAAATGGATGGAGCCCAGGATTGGGATCTTTACCTCCGAATCATAGAAAAGACCTCAAAGGTTTTTCATATTCCACAAGTTCTTTATCACTGGAGGATGACACCTCACTCCACAGCAGTCAATGTTAACAACAAACCCTATGCAAAAAAATCTCAAATTGCTGCGATAACAAACCACCTGAGGCGGCGTGGTCTACAGAACCCAGCGGTAAAGTTCGATCCAACTCACAATGTTTTTCAGAACCATCCGTTATCGACATGGACATCGAAACAAAAGAAGGTCTCCATCATCGTTCCTTCCAAAGATCAACTGTATTTCATAAAAAGATGTCTCGAAAGCCTTATGAATTTAACCGAATACCGGGATTATGAGATTGTTATCGTAGATACTGGAAGTTTGAACAAAGAGACATGGATCTACTACGAAATCCTTTTGAAATCTCATCGGGTTCGAGTTATTAAGTTGGAGACGCCCTTCAATTTCAGTAAGGCGTGTAACCTTGGCGCCAGAAATGTCAATGGAGACTTTTTACTTTTTCTGAATAACGATACCGAAGTCATCCATTCGGACTGGCTATCATCCATGGTTCAATGGTTTGAAATCCCGGAAATTGCAATCGTGGGCCCGAAGCTAATCTATCCGGACGGCAAGGTTCAACACGCCGGAGTTATTGTAGGTCTGGGAGGGATGGCGGCTAACCTTTTCCGGCAATCAAAAGATAGCATTAGTACATTGTTTGGATCTGATTCCTGGTACCGTAATTTGTCTGCGGTTACTGGAGCATGTTTATTGATCAGACGCGACATATTTGAAAAAGTGAATGGATTCGATGAAATGTTTCAGTTCAATTACAGTGATGTTGATCTCTGTCTTAGGGTCAGAGAGGCAGGATACAGGGTCCTTTTTACGCCGCATGCGCGGATGATACACCATGAAGGTGTAACCACGCAAAAGGTTACACCTAAAGATGATTTTCTTCTTGCAAATACAAAGTGGCTACGATATTTAACTTCCGGGGATCCATATTACAATCCTAATTTGAGTTACAGAGACAGAGTTCCCACGTTCAAGAAATCTGAACTCGACCTCTGTTCTTCTGCGAACGAGCTCCTTGTGAATGCCCTGCCTGATAAACAGCATATTATTCTTACAGAAGACGCTCCGCTTTAA
- a CDS encoding glycosyltransferase: MFDATIVLLTCNGEKFLAQVLEMLRRQKLPPKEILAIDSGSIDSTLKVLETNGIPVKQISQSEFSHSGTRNLAARMSSTRYLVFLTQDATPADNCWLECLLRPFQEYPDVAGVFSRQVARPDADPLEKNDIGLDFPSSRAIKNIAPETPFDRKNIWHSIKFSNSSSAYDLQILLKHPFDERLSIVEDQEWAKRMLEQGYTIVYEPDSVVLHSHSHTIAQKFKRQREMGSAFSSFLQSRLGKRSIALETGAWLGHVYLDVKFCLRSNISFWSKCKWLSLSPLHRAVIHYGFHKGWNKVQPNQQLQAVHSRPEV, translated from the coding sequence AATGGCGAAAAGTTTCTGGCGCAGGTGCTGGAGATGCTTCGCCGCCAGAAGCTTCCCCCGAAAGAGATTCTGGCAATCGATTCTGGTTCCATCGACTCCACGTTGAAAGTTCTTGAAACAAATGGAATTCCTGTAAAACAGATTTCGCAGAGCGAATTCAGCCATTCGGGAACGCGAAATCTTGCAGCGAGAATGTCCTCCACGCGTTATCTGGTGTTTCTGACTCAAGACGCCACGCCTGCGGATAACTGCTGGCTGGAATGCCTGTTGCGGCCTTTTCAGGAGTATCCAGATGTTGCAGGTGTTTTCAGCAGACAGGTTGCAAGACCTGATGCCGATCCATTGGAGAAAAATGACATTGGTCTGGATTTTCCGTCAAGCCGGGCCATCAAAAACATCGCGCCGGAAACTCCTTTCGATCGCAAAAACATCTGGCACTCGATCAAATTCTCCAATTCAAGCAGCGCATACGATCTGCAGATTCTATTAAAACATCCGTTTGACGAGCGTTTATCCATTGTAGAGGACCAGGAGTGGGCCAAAAGAATGCTTGAGCAAGGCTACACAATCGTTTACGAGCCGGATTCGGTTGTGCTTCACTCGCATTCGCACACGATCGCGCAGAAATTTAAGCGACAGCGCGAGATGGGTTCCGCTTTTTCCAGCTTCCTGCAGTCCCGCCTGGGCAAACGCTCTATCGCATTAGAAACGGGCGCATGGCTCGGTCATGTTTATCTGGATGTTAAGTTTTGTCTTCGTTCGAATATAAGTTTTTGGAGCAAGTGCAAATGGCTTTCTCTATCACCGCTGCATCGAGCGGTCATTCATTACGGTTTTCACAAAGGTTGGAATAAAGTTCAACCGAATCAGCAACTTCAAGCGGTTCATTCTCGTCCGGAGGTATGA